The following proteins come from a genomic window of Daphnia carinata strain CSIRO-1 chromosome 6, CSIRO_AGI_Dcar_HiC_V3, whole genome shotgun sequence:
- the LOC130702587 gene encoding sin3 histone deacetylase corepressor complex component SDS3-like encodes MGEMAYVGSPSRGSSSFPYSRTAPSLVEEISAAQFSNSNVRGIEEDLALIRQGERAQQQPPSDEDTEDASETDQQKKEDEYTEMREQIYRDKLAYLKQQLEQLEQGLHPDYQRKLKKLETVYKDRLLLNEVWKDYEMQRAEEEYINEKQSASRELEEKKIELQENLISELEEKKRHVETERVTIELTGDSMEIKAPTTRKLRRRPNDPINVNSSTGSSDKRRKMAPAQLAYLLDENDVVDDLRAIERGASGPPPTKPSGGTGPSAIRGSNNGIQNRRSNYSSPARQSDQSPSRSPVQGQSYGYSGWNSGETQATFEARVEDGKLFYEKRWYHRGQTVQVEGKKARFAGVISAIGTEAVWVRRPADGGKVKISIWQLCRGKYTLGRKAP; translated from the exons ATGGGCGAAATGGCTTACGTGGGGTCTCCATCTCGGGGATCGTCCAGTTTCCCCTACAGTCGCACAGCTCCAAGTCTCGTTGAAGAAATCAGTGCTGCAcagttttcaaattcaaatgttaGAGGTATAGAAGAAGATTTGGCTCTTATCAGACAAGGAGAGAGAGCACAACAGCAACCACCAAGTGATGAAG ATACAGAAGATGCCAGTGAAACAGATCAGcagaaaaaggaagatgaaTACACTGAAATGCGAGAACA GATCTATCGGGACAAGTTGGCCTATTTAAAACAACAATTGGAACAGCTAGAACAAGGACTTCATCCTGATTAccaaagaaaactgaaaaagctAGAGACTGTCTACAAAGATAG ACTACTACTAAATGAAGTATGGAAGGACTATGAAATGCAACgagcagaagaagaatataTCAACGAAAAGCAATCAGCTTCAAGAGAACTAGAGGAGAAAAAGATCGAATTACAAGAAAATCTCATTTCTGAGTTGGAAGAGAAGAAACGCCACGTGGAAACCGAACGTGTTACTATAGAACTCACTGGAGATTCCATGGAG ATTAAAGcaccaacaacaagaaaactgCGCCGTCGTCCCAATGATCCCATCAACGTCAACTCCTCAACAGGCTCTTctgacaaaagaagaaaaatggcccCAGCTCAGCTGGCTTACCTGCTTGATGAGAACGATGTTGTTGATGATTTAAGAGCTATTGAACGTGGGGCATCTGGCCCTCCGCCAACTAAACCCTCGGGAGGCACTGGTCCGTCGGCTATTCGAGGTTCCAATAATGGCATCCAGAATCGCCGGAGCAACTACAGTTCCCCAGCAAGACAGTCAGACCAGTCACCATCCAG ATCCCCAGTCCAAGGCCAGTCTTACGGTTATTCTGGTTGGAATAGTGGAGAGACCCAAGCGACATTTGAAGCTCGAGTAGAAGATGGCAAACTGTTTTATGAAAAACGATG GTATCATCGGGGGCAGACAGTCCAAGTGGAGGGAAAGAAGGCCCGCTTTGCAGGAGTTATTTCCGCAATCGGCACCGAGGCG GTTTGGGTGCGTCGCCCAGCTGACGGCGGCAAAGTCAAAATTTCCATTTGGCAGCTTTGCCGAGGTAAATACACACTCGGCCGTAAAGCTCCATGA
- the LOC130702595 gene encoding basic proline-rich protein-like, with amino-acid sequence MVSSLVVCSCLVALLTIGSVSTDAPLEPYTAALLALLTGNPEFYPAESQYQIKYPNYARTYVRPAFYYPTAYGPVYPSAPQYDFYRPNQAQIMSPTNQPADETEADFFRSGSEPRFFGIKKHLLLSALRGPPGPPGPPGGVTPAPAPAPAPAPAPAPAPTNVGPPGPPGPPGPAGAVGVAGPPGPAGADGPPGPAGPAGADGPPGPAGPPGPAGPAGPAGPAGPAGPAGPAGR; translated from the exons ATGGTCAGTTCACTCGTCGTCTGCAGTTGTTTGGTCGCACTCTTGACCATTGGTTCGGTCAGCACCGATGCCCCGCTAGAGCCATACACAGCCGCTCTGTTGGCACTGCTGACCGGCAATCCGGAATTCTATCCGGCCGAAAGCCAGTACCAGATCAAATATCCCAACTACG CACGGACTTATGTGAGACCTGCGTTTTATTATCCAACGGCCTACGGTCCAGTGTATCCATCAGCACCGCAATACGATTTCTACCGTCCCAATCAAGCGCAGATTATGTCGCCAACGAACCAACCAGCAGATGAAACTGAAGCTGATTTCTTTCGTTCAGGATCGGAGCCCCGATTCTTTGGAATTAAGAAACATTTGTTGCTGTCTGCTTTGAGAGGTCCACCAGGCCCTCCTGGCCCTCCTGGCGGTGTGACTCCGGCACCTGCTCCAGCTCCTGCTCCGGCTCCTGCACCCGCTCCAGCTCCGACTAATGTTGGCCCTCCTGGACCTCCAGGACCACCCGGCCCTGCTGGTGCAGTTGGTGTAGCAGGCCCACCAGGTCCAGCTGGTGCTGACGGTCCTCCCGGTCCAGCTGGCCCTGCTGGTGCTGACGGCCCTCCAGGCCCAGCTGGTCCTCCTGGCCCTGCAGGTCCCGCTGGCCCAGCAGGTCCCGCCGGTCCAGCAGGTCCCGCAGGACCTGCTGGCCGTTAa
- the LOC130702584 gene encoding pinopsin-like: MPSEVGSVTLIVLMSFVLCVGSMNQKTSVTESDYVPRHHFIIVTTSNISDGLMTVSGLQLMPIWAYKASAAYLFFISVLGVSLNIIVIIVLLNDPKKMTPLNWMLLNMACADGIIAGFGAPVSIAAALHSGWPFGKELCTAYAMITSTAGIGSITTLSALAIFRCKLVVQKHLHPPNRVSAFTNRSARLGHRQAALLLTSIWMYALAVTCPPLLGWGHYGREAAHISCSVNWELKMDGNRSYIFYMFTMGLFLPMVAIITSYSSILRVVRKVKREINQRARMQIRVQPQKEKNRRSDAAEKRSTVMVAVMIGAFMVAWTPYAILALVEVFSGRRNDSVTSSPALATIPCLFAKTSAVLNPIIYGFLNTQFRMAWEKFSVRFLGRQRDAYNHGMVAGTSSNEQPRELLDLSAAGQLSKMMSLPSDSSQQTTCPVETIVSDVKECPVVPETRIQSNNLTPGQEEPVSLEIVRFLHNSGVHRIHLLRLPE, encoded by the exons ATGCCATCGGAGGTGGGCAGCGTAACGCTCATCGTTTTGATGAGTTTCGTCCTGTGCGTTGGTAGCATGAACCAGAAGACTTCCGTAACAGAATCCGACTACGTGCCACGTCATCATTTCATTATTGTTACGACTAGCAACATCTCCGACGGTCTGATGACCGTCTCCGGCCTTCAATTAATGCCCATCTGGGCTTATAAGGCATCGGCcgcttatttgtttttcattagcGTTCTCGGAGTGAGTCTCAatatcatcgtcatcatcgtaCTTTTAAATGATCCAAAG AAAATGACGCCCTTAAATTGGATGCTCCTTAACATGGCTTGCGCTGATGGCATCATCGCAGGCTTCGg TGCGCCCGTCTCTATTGCCGCTGCCCTACATTCAGGATGGCCTTTCGGTAAAGAATTATGCACGGCCTACGCTATGATTACATCGACAgcag GTATTGGATCAATTACAACGCTATCGGCATTGGCCATTTTTCGATGCAAACTGGTCGTTCAAAAACATCTGCATCCACCGAACCGAGTTAGCGCTTTTACTAATCGTAGTGCCCGTCTTGGCCATCGTCAAGCTGCTCTTCTTTTAACCAGCATTTGGATGTACGCATTGGCCGTCACTTGCCCACCGTTGCTCGGCTGGGGCCATTACGGCCGTGAAGCCGCCCACATCAG CTGTTCAGTCAATTGGGAATTAAAGATGGACGGCAATCGGTCCTACATTTTCTACATGTTCACAATGGGATTATTTCTTCCGATGGTGGCCATTATCACCTCCTATTCGAGCATCTTACGCGTCGTGCGCAAAGTGAAACGAGAAATCAATCAGAGAGCTCGTATGCAAATTCGCGTTCAAccgcaaaaagagaaaaatcgtCGAAGCGACGCGGCCGAAAAACGATCGACTGTCATGGTGGCCGTCATGATTGGTGCCTTCATGGTAGCCTGGACACCCTACGCTATATTGGCCCTCGTTGAGGTGTTTAGCGGTAGACGTAACGATAGCGTAACAAGCTCACCTGCTTTAGCAACTATACCTTGCCTCTTTGCCAAAACATCAGCTGTTCTCAACCCAATTATTTACGGGTTTTTAAACACTCAG TTTCGAATGGCCTGGGAGAAATTTTCGGTACGATTTCTTGGGAGGCAAAGAGATGCTTACAATCATGGGATGGTGGCTGGAACATCAAGTAACGAACAACCGAGAGAACTGCTGGACTTGTCGGCTGCTGGCCAGCTGAGCAAAATGATGAGCTTACCATCTGACTCTAGTCAACAGACTACGTGTCCAGTAGAAACGATCGTCAGCGATGTGAAAGAATGCCCCGTTGTTCCAGAAACAAGAATCCAATCGAATAATTTAACTCCAGGACAAGAAGAGCCCGTTTCCTTGGAGATTGTAAGGTTTCTCCACAATTCGGGCGTTCATCGGATCCACTTGTTACGTCTaccagaataa
- the LOC130702575 gene encoding unconventional myosin-XIX-like yields the protein MHENIEDLTHLQKLETSTVLQCLRSRYKQKQFYTWAGPTLVALNPLKDVPGLYSKRMMELFAHESFTYKTPHVFALGQRTLRHLQWGLGKTHQAIVVNGESGAGKTCNALYLLSFFAVMETNNNEVPNSDNIEVLLCRSNPLLEALGNAQTLRNENSSRFGKLIRLVYIGEGANTQLVSAHIETYLLESTRVARQAAGERNFHIFYQMLAGLPESTKAELDLQNVLKWSIASQRDCNAMDEAHFHATVAALEQLSLDDTTQQLWKVLAALLHLGNVEFVVNKGANSWTTDQQNHLESAARLLGLNSNELFQLFTVRHFQAGSKSPAVVRPCNSQNECATRRDTLIKLLYRMTFDTVLENINRKLEHAIDSAFTIPKYLCILDLYGFESFEYGNSLEQLCINYANERLQYYFTVNYLKEQQLHLANEGLTAIDLDENALDKQNLISFLDGPVSVFGVLNEECYLNRGCDDSQVCIRIQSSLNERTRGIKSMPPSPRMPRSSKIKAPPVEFAIGHYAGLVSYSTVAMLDKNRDYIPTEMVSVLSKSRNYFVKLLLGKDALIVNATHTMNGRRHTVLAKFKNSLDNLMRILNVCDVHYIRCIRPSLSAPYYTSSPSQRWDEDYVDAQLNACGVIDTIKVSSFGFPIRMSHEEFATRYKYLSTKRPKESFEAIEICREITGSYIQLANEIRVGKSQMYATEKGIELTERWKFRIRHQAAIVVQRWWREKLRRQKAAVTLQNWWRTVVRTRAVNRVKRWWKRKRSTAQILSKVRQICVSVRILQRTVRRWLTHVRAIRQKSAQISLPSTESVAQVVADESCDHDVKLQVSPKWAENNNCAKLTQSPNLISLQLSRTSFFYNVGVISIRRPPTVRARFITRKTCLPFSFIPPRSQLPSGLTDAYL from the exons ATGCACGAAAACATTGAAGACTTGACACACCTACAGAAACTAGAAACGAGCACAG TCCTACAATGCCTACGATCACGCTACAAACAGAAACAGTTTTATACATGGGCAGGGCCAACTTTAGTAGCACTAAATCCTCTAAAGGATGTGCCAGGGctttattcaaaaagaatGATGGAGTTATTTGCCCACGAATCATTTACTTACAAAACACCGCATGTCTTTGCACTTGGCCAGCGTACTTTGAGACACTTGCAATGGGGATTAGGTAAAACACACCAAGCTATTGTTGTCAATGGTGAGAGTGGTGCCGGAAAG ACATGTAATGCACTTTACCTACTGTCCTTCTTTGCTGTGATGGAGACCAACAATAACGAAGTACCAAATTCAGATAATATTGAGGTGCTGCTTTGCAGATCTAATCCATTGCTAGAAGCTCTGGGAAATGCTCAAACTCTAAGAAACGAAAACAGTAGCCGTTTTGGCAAGTTGATTCGATTGGTGTATATCGGCGAAGGTGCTAACACGCAGCTAGTAAGTGCTCACATCGAAACCTACCTGTTGGAGTCTACCCGGGTTGCTCGACAGGCAGCTGGAGAGAGAAATTTTCACATCTTTTATCAG ATGCTTGCTGGCTTACCAGAGAGCACAAAAGCAGAACTGGATCTACAAAATGTTCTGAAATGGTCGATTGCATCCCAAAGAGATTGTAATGCAATGGATGAAGCTCATTTTCACGCAACAGTGGCAGCTTTGGAGCAATTGAGTCTTGATGACACAACGCAACAGCTGTGGAAAGTTTTGGCAGCTTTGTTACATTTGGGTAACGTCGAATTCGTAGTCAACAAAGGGGCCAACAGTTGGACGACGGATCAGCAAAATCATTTAGAATCTGCCGCTCGTCTTCTTGGTCTGAACAGCAACGAACTATTTCAACTGTTTACAGTGCGGCACTTTCAAGCCGGAAGCAAATCACCTGCTGTTGTGCGGCCTTGCAACTCTCAAAATGAATGTGCAACTCGTCGCGATACGTTAATCAAACTCTTGTACCGTATGACGTTCGACACGGTGCTTGAAAACATAAATCGAAAACTTGAACACGCCATAGATTCGGCATTTACTATACCAAAATATCTCT GTATTTTGGACTTGTACGGCTTTGAGTCGTTCGAATATGGCAATAGTCTGGAGCAGCTTTGCATTAATTATGCTAACGAAAGATTGCAGTACTATTTCACTGTCAACTATCTGAAAGAACAACAGCTACATTTAGCTAATgaag GTCTGACAGCAATCGACTTGGACGAGAACGCTTTGGATAAGCAAAATTTAATAAGCTTCCTCGATGGGCCAGTTTCTGTCTTTGGAGTCCTAAACGAA GAGTGTTATCTTAATCGGGGATGCGATGACTCGCAAGTGTGCATCAGGATTCAGTCAAGTTTGAATGAAAGAACTAGAGGGATCAAAAGCATGCCGCCGAGCCCGCGTATGCCTCGCTCGTCAAAGATAAAAGCACCGCCCGTCGAATTTGCCATCGGTCATTATGCTGGGCTCGTATCGTATTCCACTGTCGCAATGTTGGATAAAAATCGCGATTAC aTTCCTACAGAGATGGTGTCTGTACTCTCCAAAAGCAGGAAttattttgtcaaacttttaTTGGGGAAGGACGCGTTAATAGTCAATGCAACGCATACGATGAATGGCCGAAGACACACCGTTCTAGCTAAATTCAAA AATTCCTTGGACAACTTGATGAGGATTCTTAATGTCTGTGATGTTCATTACATCCGTTGCATCCGGCCATCACTGAGCGCTCCCTATTATACCTCGTCGCCTAGTCAACGATGGGACGAGGATTACGTCGATGCTCAGTTAAATGCTTGTGGTGTTATTGATACGATTAAAGTATCGTCCTTCGGCTTTCCAATCAG AATGAGTCACGAGGAATTTGCCACTCGTTATAAATATCTATCTACCAAACGACCAAAGGAATCTTTCGAAGCCATTGAGATATGCCGTGAAATTACAGGATCTTATATACAGTTGGCCAATGAAATACGCGTAGGAAAATCTCAAATGTATGCCACGGAGAAAGGGATTGAGCTGACCGAACGATGGAAGTTTCGCATTCGTCATCAGGCGGCCATCGTAGTACAGCGCTGGTGGCGTGAAAAACTGCGTAGACAAAAAGCTGCCGTGACACTGCAAAATTGGTGGCGAACAGTCGTTCGGACGCGTGCAGTAAATAGAGTGAAGCGTTGGTGGAAGAGGAAGCGTTCCACTGCCCAAATCCTTTCCAAAGTCCGCCAGATATGTGTATCCGTCCGCATCCTTCAACGAACCGTCCGTCGCTGGCTAACCCATGTTAGAGCTATCAGGCAAAAAAGTGCTCAAATTTCTTTGCCTTCTACAGAATCTGTCGCTCAAGTTGTTGCAGATGAAAGTTGTGACCACGATGTTAAGTTACAAGTCAGCCCCAAGTGGGCAGAAAACAATAATTGTGCCAAATTGACCCAATCGCCGAATCTAATCTCCTTACAACTTTCCCGCACCAGTTTCTTTTACAACGTTGGAGTCATCTCGATACGACGGCCTCCGACG gtccgaGCTCGTTTTATTACCCGGAAAACGTgccttccattttctttcattccgCCTAGATCACAACTGCCTTCCGGACTTACCGACGCCTACTTATAA
- the LOC130702580 gene encoding uncharacterized protein LOC130702580 translates to MSLEFVYASEGCQECVALCANPAVIEDRIERSRHRSKSEVSSIRSNCKYRVYASFEILLENSADPNGVPNAIFMLCRHYTYDQLIELIGFFAQSGVEIHHASTGSASVSFLCRYDIDNVINLIQTLVQHDCISSRICDALVQLLRNGVSDIINRIRTLINHGIENVRLDCDSGNGNVAEDVKTILFKLDGDVINSRTEKCQLKSILKSCRPTVHVKIHSPLHRRMIYNHQIDYVDESGLLSFNMRENSIFLPAFRDWQTIHVAWHCPEVVAGQLDQLIFSYLDNHSHRRELCEKSAGNCDWCRVGSDVDEYLNRLMDKVEELCSLFAAERLIHYGSSAEKTNIFRASEFDRGVVLKNFRQSSSDPNQIVYTGNDPAFVAFKDGESPINSSVLLFLFMNTITDAVERVHSVHVFAPTVAYGETCVTIYFLYRGRHPSAAVKVSVDITIAVKAAEQPAMISNGWFVSDDVEGVVLLVPHRRGVGSQWRLSYPTLERDMLLHAGEQVSRVYQLLKFLAALHHSKGNFKREIPRKSSLSSYALKTCLFRYMRHNYQPPPWQPEDALRHAVGILRQFPIHSCEMTSYFNKEIVVFNVTPKSRKAVAEIISVLNKLV, encoded by the exons ATGTCACTGGAATTCGTTTACGCATCTGAG gGATGCCAGGAATGTGTTGCATTGTGCGCCAATCCCGCCGTGATTGAAGATCGAATCGAACGTTCACGTCATCGCAGCAAAAGCGAAGTGTCTTCTATTCGTTCAAACTGCAAGTATCGCGTCTACGCTTCCTTCGAAATCCTCTTGGAAAATTCTGCAGATCCGAACGGTGTTCCAAACGCCATTTTTATGTTGTGCCGTCATTACACGTACGACCAACTCATCGAACTGATCGGATTCTTCGCTCAATCTGGTGTTGAAATTCATCACGCCAGCACGGGATCTGCatcagtttcatttctttgtcGTTACGACATTGATAATGTGATTAACTTGATTCAAACACTCGTTCAACACGACTGTATCTCTTCGCGGATTTGTGACGCACTTGTCCAGCTGCTTCGCAATGGCGTCAGTGATATAATTAACCGAATTCGGACGCTCATAAACCACGGCATTGAAAACGTTCGTCTAGATTGTGATTCCGGGAACGGCAACGTAGCAGAAGATGTGAaaactattttatttaaattagaCGGTGATGTCATCAATTCACGTACTGAAAAGTGCCAATtgaaatccattttgaaatcgTGTCGGCCAACCGTGCACGTTAAAATCCATTCGCCGTTACATCGACGGATGATCTACAATCATCAGATCGATTACGTTGATGAATCTGGATTGTTAAGTTTTAACATGAGAGAAAACAGCATTTTTCTTCCAGCTTTCAGAGACTGGCAAACAATTCACGTTGCGTGGCACTGCCCAGAAGTCGTTGCCGGACAACTTGATCAGCTCATTTTTAGTTACCTGGACAACCATTCACATCGGCGTGAATTGTGCGAAAAATCGGCAGGCAATTGCGATTGGTGTCGTGTTGGATCTGATGTCGATGAGTACCTCAACAGGTTGATGGACAAGGTTGAAGAACTGTGTTCCCTTTTCGCAGCCGAACGACTGATCCATTACGGAAGTTCGGCGGAGAAAACCAACATTTTCCGAGCTAGTGAGTTCGACCGAGGTgtcgttttgaaaaatttccgcCAGTCTTCATCTGATCCTAATCAGATCGTCTACACGGGCAACGATCCGGCTTTCGTGGCCTTCAAAGACGGCGAATCTCCAATCAATTCAAGTGTCCTACTCTTTTTATTCATGAACACGATCACGGACGCTGTGGAACGTGTTCACAGTGTCCACGTTTTCGCACCGACAGTTGCCTACGGTGAAACGTGCGTCACAATTTATTTCCTCTATCGTGGAAGACATCCTTCGGCCGCGGTGAAAGTTAGCGTCGACATCACGATCGCTGTCAAAGCGGCCGAACAACCGGCCATGATCTCTAACGGCTGGTTTGTTTCAGACGACGTCGAAGGTGTCGTCCTTTTAGTACCCCATCGACGTGGCGTCGGCAGCCAATGGCGTCTATCTTATCCGACTTTAGAGCGGGACATGCTACTTCACGCAGGTGAACAAGTTTCGCGAGTGTATCAGTTGCTGAAGTTCTTGGCAGCTCTCCATCACTCCAAGGGGAATTTTAAGCGCGAAATACCGAGGAAATCCAGTCTGTCGTCATACGCCTTGAAGACTTGCTTGTTCCGTTACATGCGCCATAACTACCAACCTCCTCCGTGGCAGCCGGAAGACGCCCTCCGTCACGCCGTGGGCATTTTGCGTCAATTTCCTATTCATTCGTGTGAGATGACGTCGTATTTCAACAAAGAGATTGTTGTGTTCAACGTCACGCCGAAGAGTAGGAAAGCTGTCGCAGAAATCATTTCTGTCTTAAATAAATTGGTGTAA
- the LOC130702597 gene encoding collagen alpha-2(I) chain-like translates to MFSPLLLCSCFIALMTIGHVQSRMDYTTYGNLLALLAGNAEPVESHARIYSARPAFNYPAAYGPYDVYSPTNQPADETEVDFFRSGAEPRFFGIKKHLLMSALRGPPGPPGPPGGVTPAPAPAPAPAPAPTNVGPPGPPGPPGPAGAVGSAGPPGPAGADGPPGPAGPAGAIGPAGPPGPAGPAGPAGPAGPAGPAGPAGPTGR, encoded by the exons ATGTTCTCTCCTCTACTTTTGTGCAGTTGTTTCATCGCTTTGATGACCATCGGCCATGTCCAAAGCCGAATGGATTACACGACATACGGCAATCTGTTGGCCCTGCTGGCCGGCAATGCTGAGCCTGTTGAGAGTCACG CACGAATTTACAGTGCCAGGCCTGCATTTAATTATCCAGCTGCTTACGGTCCATACGATGTCTATAGTCCAACGAACCAACCAGCAGACGAAACTGAAGTTGATTTCTTTCGTTCGGGAGCTGAGCCCCGATTCTTTGGAATCAAGAAACATTTATTGATGTCTGCTTTGAGAGGTCCACCAGGCCCTCCTGGCCCCCCTGGCGGTGTGACTCCTGCACCTGCTCCTGCTCCGGCTC CCGCTCCAGCTCCGACTAATGTTGGGCCTCCTGGACCACCAGGTCCTCCCGGCCCTGCTGGTGCAGTTGGTTCAGCTGGCCCACCAGGCCCAGCTGGTGCTGATGGTCCTCCCGGTCCAGCCGGCCCTGCTGGTGCTATTGGTCCAGCAGGCCCCCCTGGCCCCGCTGGTCCTGCAGGTCCCGCTGGCCCTGCTGGTCCCGCTGGTCCTGCAGGCCCCGCAGGACCTACTGGCCGTTAA
- the LOC130702596 gene encoding ectodysplasin-A-like: MVTSLVVCSCLVALLTIGSVSTDGHVEPYTAALLALLTGNPEFYPAINQYQRRIPQQGRPYYSNVIAHYPRYYPAYPPDADFLSYPQTFDQRIVQDDESEMNSFRSGSAPRFFGKKVPISGLLSALRGPPGPPGPAGTPSPPPGPPGPPGPAGPAGPAGAVGPAGPAGADGPPGPAGPAGPAGADGPPGPAGPPGPAGPAGPAGPAGPAGPAGPPAL; the protein is encoded by the exons ATGGTCACTTCACTCGTCGTCTGCAGTTGTTTGGTCGCTCTCTTGACCATTGGTTCGGTCAGCACCGATGGTCATGTAGAGCCTTACACGGCCGCACTGTTGGCGCTGCTCACTGGCAATCCGGAATTCTATCCGGCTATAAACCAATATCAGAGGAGGATTCCTCAACAAG GACGACCTTACTATTCGAACGTCATCGCCCACTATCCGCGTTATTATCCGGCTTATCCACCTGATGCGGATTTCTTGAGTTATCCGCAAACGTTTGATCAACGTATTGTACAAGATGATGAATCTGAAATGAATTCATTTCGTTCTGGATCTGCGCCCCGTTTCTTTGGCAAGAAAGTCCCAATTTCGGGACTCTTATCGGCACTGAGAGGACCCCCAG GTCCTCCAGGCCCTGCTGGAACTCCATCACCTCCACCAGGTCCTCCAGGCCCTCCAGGCCCAGCTGGCCCAGCTGGTCCAGCCGGTGCAGTTGGCCCCGCAGGTCCCGCAGGCGCTGATGGTCCCCCCGGACCTGCCGGCCCAGCAGGCCCTGCAGGTGCTGATGGCCCTCCTGGCCCTGCTGGACCACCTGGCCCAGCTGGTCCTGCAGGTCCAGCAGGTCCAGCAGGCCCAGCAGGTCCAGCCGGACCTCCAGCtctttaa
- the LOC130702585 gene encoding uncharacterized protein LOC130702585 gives MITNETEELDLCNFNTTEKNICLPDFDEWKRLHAAWHCQEKSNNILGPLIFRYLEKHSHSREQCDASPTTCNWCRVGKDVEEYLELLMDNVAELCPLFAISQLVHTGSSAEKTNIFLASEFDYIAILKYFSQTPSDPNEVIYIGSDPVVLKDANGAVNASELLNLFKKCIFEAVELVQSDILSFPKIILGRTGVTIYFIHGGRYPLDPMKISVDLSIGVMIVQQPLEIWFMKDNSNNDVILVPQRPDAGIQWRPTYPTLERDMLLRADASVGRVYQLLKFLAALHHSKDNIEREIPRKSSLTSYVLKTCLFHYMSRNYWPEEATWYGKDALQHAVGVLEYFLLNATEITSFFFKNRVEFNITLESKQAAMEIIAMLNRINP, from the coding sequence ATGATAACGAACGAAACTGAAGAATTGGATCTCTGTAATTTCAACacgacagaaaaaaacatttgtttacCCGATTTTGATGAGTGGAAACGTCTTCACGCAGCTTGGCATTGTCAAGAAAAGAGCAACAACATTCTTGGCCCGTTAATTTTTCGTTACCTGGAGAAACATTCGCACTCACGCGAGCAATGCGATGCATCACCAACCACTTGCAATTGGTGTCGTGTTGGAAAAGATGTCGAAGAGTACCTGGAACTGTTGATGGACAACGTAGCAGAGCTATGCCCGTTATTTGCAATCAGTCAGTTAGTCCACACTGGTAGTTCAGCTGAAAAGACCAACATTTTTCTAGCTAGTGAATTCGATTATATAGCCATTTTGAAGTATTTCAGTCAAACGCCGTCAGATCCCAACGAAGTTATTTACATTGGCAGTGATCCAGTTGTTCTAAAAGATGCAAATGGAGCAGTTAACGCCAGTGAATTATTAAATCTCTTTAAGAAGTGCATCTTCGAAGCAGTGGAACTTGTCCAGAGCGATATCTTATCGTTCCCCAAGATCATTCTGGGTAGAACTGGTGTCACCATCTATTTCATTCACGGTGGAAGATATCCTTTGGACCCTATGAAAATCAGCGTCGATTTATCAATTGGCGTTATGATTGTTCAACAGCCACTTGAAATTTGGTTCATGAAAGATAATAGCAACAATGATGTCATACTTGTCCCCCAACGTCCTGATGCCGGGATTCAATGGCGTCCTACATATCCCACGTTAGAGAGGGATATGTTACTGCGTGCAGATGCTTCAGTTGGTCGTGTCTATCAATTACTCAAATTTCTGGCAGCCCTTCATCACAGCAAAGATAACATCGAACGAGAAATTCCGAGGAAATCTAGCTTGACGTCGTATGTCTTGAAGACATGTTTGTTCCATTATATGAGTCGGAATTATTGGCCAGAAGAAGCGACGTGGTATGGAAAAGATGCACTCCAACATGCAGTGGGTGTTTTGGAGTATTTCCTGTTAAATGCGACAGAGATAACgtcattctttttcaaaaatcgaGTCGAATTTAACATCACTTTGGAGAGCAAGCAAGCTGCGATGGAAATCATCGCCATGTTGAACAGAATCAATCCATAA